The following coding sequences lie in one Listeria ivanovii subsp. londoniensis genomic window:
- a CDS encoding sigma 54-interacting transcriptional regulator gives MKRIDRIYEFILENPSTMTIREQLENNEGFTASRISETLDILRNNVSMELNELHRQGKIIKIVGRPVLYLPKKAVEEEIGRNLADTELEFESCEALLKLLKPKIAERSPFDDLIGANDSLKTPVEQAKAAVLYPPNGLHTMILGQTGVGKTLFANLMYRFSQHAKRLPTDAPFIIFNCADYYNNPQLLMSHIFGHVKGAFTGAENDKGGLVEKADGGILFLDEIHRLPPEGQEMIFYLMDSGTYNKLGETDRTRTSNVLIIGATTENPESSLLKTFMRRIPIIITLPSLEERTAFERVELLKYLLSSEAHRVNKPIRIEDEAAKALLGNTTYGNIGQLKSNIQLVCAQGFLNSFDKDDEILIDFKTLPINIKDGFFHFSNRRKELQAIAEYLEPYTTIFPELNNTLITSDEYEPNFNLYKIIEDKASILMDQGVEDDDIKKFIKMDIDIHLNSFYNKFKNTIHNRENILKIVNEEILNFAEGVEQRIEHQLGKKLNERFLLAFSLHLTSFIKRIESNKPLKYTNIENVVNDQPEAYELSREIKDDIEATFHIRVPNMEVMYLTLLISSLLKDQENARVAVLVATHGNNTASSMVSVAKKLLGEGLVEGIDMPLDQSPKIVLDKLTERAREMDMGRGLLLLVDMGSLTSFAPVISERTGIPVRSIDMVSTATVIEAVRKSNILEMELDSIYDSLKDFRGYGGYTSEDDSLDSSPKPHAIVTICATGEGTAEKLQLFIENILDTITTDAIKVIPIGLHEMDTRLEQLQEENDIIMAVGIQDPKIQIPFIPLERLFGDDGEEQLVSLVKQRNIIVKTGETGRIAKEIIEESLNEFLTYLNPKKTIEILSSFANVLEKKLGYELDNTFKINLLIHVGCALERMVLNDGLTYHEPKTMTNTLVFKALEETNKEIIYKMNLKLTNDELCYLYDILNEIQPEVIL, from the coding sequence ATGAAGCGTATTGATCGCATTTATGAATTTATTTTAGAAAATCCCTCTACCATGACGATTCGCGAACAACTTGAGAATAATGAAGGATTTACTGCATCCCGTATTTCAGAAACTTTAGACATTCTAAGAAATAATGTCAGCATGGAATTAAATGAACTTCACAGGCAAGGAAAAATCATCAAAATCGTTGGCCGACCAGTGCTATATTTACCTAAAAAAGCTGTTGAAGAGGAAATTGGCCGTAACTTAGCTGATACTGAACTTGAATTTGAAAGTTGTGAGGCTCTTTTAAAATTACTTAAACCCAAAATCGCGGAAAGAAGCCCTTTTGATGATTTAATTGGAGCAAATGATAGTCTAAAAACACCTGTCGAACAAGCCAAAGCTGCTGTCCTTTATCCACCAAACGGACTACATACGATGATTCTTGGGCAAACAGGTGTTGGTAAAACGCTTTTTGCCAATTTAATGTATCGGTTTTCGCAACATGCTAAGCGTTTACCTACTGATGCACCGTTTATTATTTTCAATTGTGCCGATTACTATAATAATCCACAACTTCTGATGTCCCATATTTTCGGTCATGTTAAAGGTGCTTTCACTGGCGCCGAAAATGACAAAGGTGGTCTTGTTGAAAAGGCAGATGGCGGTATCTTGTTCTTGGATGAAATTCATCGTCTACCGCCTGAAGGTCAAGAAATGATTTTCTACTTAATGGACTCTGGGACTTACAATAAACTTGGCGAGACAGATCGGACGCGAACATCAAATGTGCTTATCATTGGTGCAACGACAGAAAATCCGGAATCTTCCTTATTAAAAACATTTATGCGCCGAATTCCAATTATTATTACGTTACCCAGTTTGGAAGAACGAACTGCTTTTGAGCGTGTCGAGCTACTTAAATACTTACTTTCTAGTGAAGCTCACCGCGTGAATAAACCGATTAGGATTGAAGATGAAGCCGCAAAAGCTTTACTAGGCAACACAACTTACGGAAATATTGGTCAATTAAAATCTAATATTCAACTTGTTTGTGCTCAAGGATTCTTGAATAGTTTTGATAAAGATGATGAAATTTTGATTGATTTTAAAACTTTACCAATCAACATTAAAGATGGATTCTTCCACTTTAGTAATCGCCGAAAAGAACTTCAAGCTATCGCCGAGTACTTAGAGCCCTATACAACCATTTTCCCAGAACTTAACAATACTTTGATTACATCCGATGAATATGAGCCTAACTTTAACTTATATAAAATCATTGAAGATAAAGCATCCATACTAATGGATCAAGGCGTGGAAGATGATGACATCAAAAAATTCATTAAAATGGATATTGATATTCATCTTAATAGTTTTTATAATAAATTTAAAAACACCATTCACAACCGAGAAAATATTTTAAAAATTGTCAATGAAGAAATCCTTAATTTTGCAGAAGGCGTAGAGCAGAGAATTGAACATCAACTCGGTAAAAAGCTGAATGAACGCTTCCTGCTGGCCTTTAGTCTCCATTTGACCTCCTTTATTAAACGAATTGAAAGCAATAAACCACTCAAATATACGAATATCGAAAATGTGGTCAATGATCAACCGGAAGCATACGAACTCTCGCGCGAAATTAAAGATGACATCGAAGCAACTTTTCACATTCGCGTACCTAATATGGAAGTTATGTATTTAACCCTACTCATTAGTTCGCTTTTAAAAGATCAAGAAAATGCGCGAGTTGCTGTACTTGTTGCAACTCACGGAAATAATACTGCGAGTAGCATGGTCAGTGTAGCCAAAAAACTTCTAGGTGAGGGTCTAGTAGAAGGAATTGATATGCCACTAGATCAAAGTCCAAAAATTGTTCTTGATAAATTAACAGAACGTGCCCGAGAAATGGATATGGGGCGTGGCCTCCTGCTTTTAGTTGACATGGGATCGCTCACAAGTTTTGCGCCAGTGATTTCCGAGCGTACGGGAATTCCGGTTCGTTCGATTGATATGGTTTCTACAGCGACAGTCATTGAAGCGGTTCGAAAATCCAATATTTTGGAGATGGAGCTAGATAGTATTTATGACTCTTTAAAAGACTTCCGCGGTTACGGTGGCTATACTTCCGAAGATGATTCACTTGATTCTAGCCCAAAACCACATGCTATCGTTACTATTTGTGCAACTGGTGAAGGAACAGCCGAAAAACTCCAACTTTTCATCGAAAACATTTTAGACACTATTACAACGGACGCAATTAAAGTCATCCCAATTGGTCTACACGAAATGGATACCCGGCTTGAGCAGTTACAAGAAGAGAACGATATTATTATGGCAGTCGGTATTCAAGATCCAAAAATCCAGATTCCCTTCATCCCACTTGAAAGACTATTTGGAGATGACGGTGAAGAACAACTAGTTAGTCTTGTAAAACAACGCAATATCATTGTAAAAACAGGTGAAACTGGCCGAATTGCTAAAGAGATTATTGAGGAAAGTTTAAACGAATTTTTAACCTACTTGAATCCAAAGAAAACCATCGAGATCTTAAGTTCCTTTGCAAATGTGCTTGAGAAAAAACTCGGCTATGAACTCGATAATACCTTTAAAATCAATTTACTTATTCACGTTGGTTGCGCACTCGAACGGATGGTTTTAAATGATGGTCTGACTTATCATGAGCCAAAAACGATGACCAATACGCTTGTTTTCAAGGCACTTGAGGAAACCAACAAAGAAATTATTTATAAGATGAATTTAAAATTAACCAATGACGAATTATGCTATTTGTATGATATTTTAAATGAAATCCAGCCAGAAGTAATTTTATAA
- a CDS encoding amino acid permease, with amino-acid sequence MVEQKEELQRGLKNRHIQLIAIGGAIGTGLFLGAGKSIHLAGPSIMLVYLIIGAILFFVMRALGELLIHNPTTGSFTEFAEQYIGPWAGFITGWTYWFCWIVTGIAEITAVGMYVKFWVPDLPQWIPALACVLILLLFNLATVKAFGEIEFWFAIIKVVVIIALIVIGFVLVFIGYKHGTSTASFSNLVDYGGFFPNGIAGFLLAFQMATFSFVGIELVGVTAGEADDPERTLPKAINNIPIRILIFYIGALLVLMSIYPWSNIDPNTSPFVSVFTMIGIPAAAGIINFVVLTAAMSSCNSGIFSTSRMLYTLSAEGKAPKKMHHLSSNGVPATALITSTACLLIGVFLNYFLPEQVFILVTSIATICFIWVWGIILVAHLRFRHKHPEIAAKSKFKMPLSPFMNWVSLIFFGGLLIILGFAADTRIALFVTPVWFLLLAIAYQVLKTSNKKSKIRHN; translated from the coding sequence ATGGTAGAGCAGAAAGAAGAATTGCAACGAGGACTGAAAAATAGACATATTCAGTTGATTGCAATAGGAGGAGCAATTGGTACAGGGCTCTTTCTAGGAGCCGGAAAATCGATTCACTTAGCTGGTCCATCCATCATGTTAGTTTACTTAATTATTGGGGCTATCTTATTCTTTGTAATGAGAGCTTTGGGTGAATTATTAATACATAACCCAACTACAGGGTCTTTCACAGAATTTGCAGAACAATATATTGGGCCATGGGCTGGTTTTATTACTGGCTGGACATATTGGTTTTGTTGGATTGTCACAGGTATTGCCGAAATAACTGCAGTTGGAATGTACGTCAAATTCTGGGTACCAGATTTACCGCAATGGATACCTGCACTGGCATGTGTATTAATTTTACTTCTATTTAATTTAGCAACTGTAAAAGCTTTTGGTGAAATTGAATTTTGGTTTGCTATTATTAAAGTAGTAGTTATTATTGCGCTAATTGTTATCGGTTTCGTGTTAGTCTTCATAGGCTACAAGCATGGAACAAGCACTGCATCATTTTCTAACTTAGTGGATTATGGTGGTTTTTTCCCAAATGGAATAGCTGGATTTTTACTTGCATTTCAAATGGCAACTTTTTCTTTTGTTGGAATTGAACTTGTAGGGGTAACTGCTGGAGAAGCAGACGATCCAGAACGAACGCTTCCAAAAGCGATCAATAATATTCCAATTCGGATTTTGATTTTCTATATCGGCGCATTACTTGTTCTGATGTCGATTTATCCGTGGAGTAATATTGACCCTAATACAAGTCCTTTTGTTAGCGTATTTACGATGATTGGAATCCCGGCAGCTGCTGGAATCATAAACTTTGTTGTATTAACAGCAGCAATGTCTTCTTGTAATAGCGGTATTTTCAGTACGAGCCGGATGCTTTATACACTATCAGCAGAAGGAAAAGCACCGAAAAAGATGCATCATTTAAGCTCCAACGGCGTACCAGCAACAGCATTAATCACTTCAACAGCATGCTTACTTATTGGTGTGTTTTTAAACTATTTCTTGCCAGAACAAGTATTTATTTTAGTTACAAGTATCGCGACGATTTGTTTTATCTGGGTTTGGGGCATTATTTTAGTAGCTCATTTACGTTTTCGTCACAAACACCCAGAAATTGCAGCTAAAAGTAAATTTAAAATGCCATTATCACCATTTATGAACTGGGTTAGTTTAATTTTCTTTGGAGGATTATTAATTATCCTTGGCTTTGCAGCTGATACGCGAATTGCACTCTTTGTAACGCCAGTATGGTTTCTTCTTTTAGCTATCGCATATCAAGTTTTAAAAACTTCCAACAAAAAGTCGAAAATTCGACATAATTAG
- a CDS encoding Lmo0779 family protein, which yields MVWDATNIFLFVANILTLLYILYNDAVIPLWKGKSVLTVKLRSRGRWDGYIFVGIIALLFVSNTFFREGPFSTSVLLAIMGVLFIYICFFRSSRAVFKKTGIFYALLFFPYDKIERMNLSEDGILVIETNRQRLMLFARSEKDLEKMLAVFATYS from the coding sequence ATGGTTTGGGATGCTACGAATATCTTCTTATTTGTTGCCAATATATTAACTTTACTGTATATCTTGTATAATGATGCAGTAATTCCACTATGGAAAGGCAAATCTGTTTTAACCGTCAAATTGCGTTCTCGAGGTCGTTGGGATGGCTATATTTTCGTCGGAATTATCGCGCTACTGTTTGTTTCCAATACGTTTTTCCGGGAAGGTCCATTTTCCACTTCGGTATTACTAGCAATTATGGGCGTGCTTTTTATCTACATTTGTTTTTTCCGTAGTTCAAGAGCAGTCTTTAAAAAAACCGGTATTTTCTACGCCTTATTATTCTTCCCTTATGACAAAATTGAACGAATGAATTTATCGGAAGACGGCATCCTCGTGATTGAAACAAATCGTCAACGGTTAATGTTGTTTGCGAGATCTGAGAAAGATTTGGAGAAAATGCTTGCTGTGTTTGCTACATATAGTTAA
- a CDS encoding PTS mannose transporter subunit IID: MSEQIIVNEKKITKRDLMGVFVRSNLFQGSWNFERMQSLGFCFSVIPVIKRLYPEKGPEREQAIKRHLEFFNTHPYMAAPILGVTTAMEEQKANGSDIDDGAINGIKVGLMGPLAGVGDPIFWGTVRPVLAALGAGFATDGSIIGPILFFVLFNAIRLGFRYWGVFYGYTKGTDVVSDMSGGLLQKLTEGASILGLFVMGALVNKWTTIYVPLVAYTTEDPKTGKEVPTTVQSILDQLMPGLLALLLTFACMWVLKKKVNALWLILALFVVGILGYWSGILGLPPAGYSPLG, encoded by the coding sequence ATGAGTGAACAAATTATAGTTAATGAAAAGAAAATAACGAAACGTGATTTAATGGGCGTATTCGTTCGTTCCAACCTCTTCCAAGGGTCATGGAACTTTGAGCGGATGCAGTCTTTAGGATTCTGTTTCTCCGTGATTCCAGTAATTAAACGTCTTTATCCAGAAAAAGGACCAGAAAGAGAGCAAGCAATCAAACGTCACTTAGAATTCTTTAATACCCATCCTTATATGGCGGCACCAATCTTAGGTGTAACCACTGCGATGGAGGAACAAAAAGCAAATGGCTCCGATATAGACGATGGTGCTATCAATGGTATCAAAGTTGGTTTAATGGGACCACTTGCAGGTGTTGGGGATCCGATCTTCTGGGGAACTGTTCGTCCAGTATTAGCTGCATTAGGCGCTGGTTTTGCAACGGATGGTAGTATTATTGGACCGATTTTATTCTTTGTATTGTTCAACGCAATTCGTTTAGGCTTCCGTTATTGGGGCGTGTTCTATGGCTATACAAAAGGTACCGATGTTGTATCTGATATGTCTGGTGGTTTACTCCAAAAATTAACAGAAGGTGCTTCTATTTTAGGACTATTCGTAATGGGTGCGCTCGTAAATAAATGGACCACAATTTACGTACCACTTGTAGCTTATACTACAGAAGACCCTAAAACTGGTAAAGAAGTTCCGACTACGGTTCAAAGTATTTTGGACCAATTAATGCCAGGTCTTCTTGCCCTACTTCTTACATTCGCATGTATGTGGGTACTGAAGAAAAAAGTCAATGCACTTTGGTTGATTTTAGCTTTATTTGTAGTTGGTATTCTGGGTTACTGGTCCGGCATCTTAGGACTTCCACCAGCAGGTTATTCACCACTAGGTTAA
- a CDS encoding FMN-dependent NADH-azoreductase, with the protein MSKVLFIKASPLPNEVSRSSQVAETFMEEYKAKNPSDTVEELVLYNTEVPLLDLELMTAGRELQAGKAVTDLAPEVQQRLNAYNALTDQFLAADKYVFVFPLWNLGVPPLLKAYVDTFVIAGKSFRYTEHGPEALLKDKKAILIHGSGGIYSAGQTSSFTHGEPYLKTILQFIGIEVAPTIFVEGIDHNPSKEAEIVAAAKVVARESAIGF; encoded by the coding sequence TTGTCAAAAGTACTTTTTATTAAAGCATCACCACTTCCAAATGAAGTATCAAGAAGTTCGCAAGTAGCGGAAACATTCATGGAGGAATACAAAGCAAAAAATCCGTCTGATACAGTAGAAGAATTAGTTTTATATAATACGGAAGTTCCATTACTGGATTTAGAGTTAATGACTGCAGGTAGAGAACTACAAGCTGGAAAAGCCGTTACAGATTTAGCGCCAGAAGTACAACAAAGATTGAACGCGTATAATGCACTAACTGACCAATTCCTAGCAGCTGATAAATACGTTTTTGTTTTCCCACTTTGGAACCTTGGAGTTCCGCCACTTTTAAAAGCATATGTGGATACATTTGTGATTGCTGGTAAATCTTTCCGTTACACAGAGCATGGTCCAGAAGCTTTGCTAAAAGATAAAAAAGCGATTTTAATTCATGGTAGTGGTGGTATTTATTCTGCTGGACAAACAAGTTCATTTACTCACGGAGAACCATATTTAAAAACTATTTTGCAATTTATTGGTATCGAAGTAGCTCCGACAATTTTTGTTGAAGGAATCGATCACAATCCAAGCAAAGAAGCGGAAATCGTTGCAGCTGCTAAAGTGGTAGCGCGTGAAAGTGCAATTGGATTTTAA
- a CDS encoding PTS mannose/fructose/sorbose transporter subunit IIC yields the protein MTAIQLILVFLVSCISGMGSILDEWQTHRPLIACTLIGLVLGDITTGIIIGGTLEMIALGWMNIGAAVAPDAALASIISTILVITGGQDISVGISLAIPLAALGQVLTILVRTITVAFQHMADKAGKEGNLRSLDWIHVSALLLQAMRIAIPAMIVAVTVGTSAVENLLNAIPDVIVNGLNVAGGFIVVVGYAMVINMMSAKYLMPFFFLGFVVAAFTAFNLVALGVLGLVAAIIYIQLNPKYQLKAAIEQYGGGGGGRQADDLDDDLDD from the coding sequence ATGACTGCAATACAATTAATCCTTGTATTCCTCGTATCATGTATTAGTGGTATGGGCAGTATTTTGGATGAGTGGCAAACACATCGTCCATTAATTGCCTGTACACTAATTGGTCTAGTTCTTGGGGATATTACGACCGGTATTATCATTGGGGGAACACTTGAAATGATCGCGCTTGGATGGATGAACATCGGGGCTGCGGTTGCACCAGATGCGGCACTTGCTTCAATTATTTCTACTATCTTAGTTATTACAGGTGGACAAGATATCAGCGTAGGTATTTCACTAGCGATTCCTTTAGCTGCTCTTGGACAAGTACTTACTATCCTTGTTCGTACAATTACAGTTGCTTTCCAACATATGGCTGATAAAGCTGGTAAGGAAGGTAACCTCAGAAGTCTCGACTGGATACATGTTTCAGCACTCTTACTTCAAGCAATGCGTATCGCCATTCCCGCAATGATTGTCGCGGTAACAGTTGGTACAAGTGCTGTAGAAAATCTACTTAATGCCATTCCAGATGTGATTGTTAATGGACTTAACGTAGCTGGCGGATTTATCGTTGTCGTTGGTTATGCCATGGTTATTAACATGATGTCAGCTAAATATTTAATGCCTTTCTTCTTCTTAGGTTTTGTTGTCGCGGCATTTACAGCTTTCAACTTAGTAGCGCTAGGTGTTCTAGGTTTAGTTGCAGCAATTATTTATATCCAACTTAACCCTAAATATCAATTAAAAGCAGCTATCGAGCAATACGGTGGAGGCGGCGGCGGACGGCAAGCAGACGATCTCGACGACGACCTCGATGACTAA
- a CDS encoding mannose/fructose/sorbose PTS transporter subunit IIA, with product MPVGIVIGTHGESARELLKSAEMIIGKQDNVEFITFVPGENTDTLITKFNEKLEKMDTSEGVIFMVDLFGGSPYNASSQIALPTENMDVVTGVNIPMLLEVLSMRAASNQKDLVETALKAGIGGVKSLKKSLPKMEKQVGEDDL from the coding sequence ATGCCAGTTGGAATTGTTATTGGCACACATGGTGAATCTGCACGTGAACTCTTGAAATCAGCCGAAATGATTATCGGTAAACAGGACAATGTTGAATTTATTACTTTTGTCCCCGGAGAAAACACGGATACGCTTATTACCAAATTTAATGAAAAACTAGAAAAAATGGATACTTCTGAAGGCGTTATTTTTATGGTTGATCTATTTGGTGGCAGTCCTTATAATGCTTCAAGCCAAATTGCATTACCAACAGAAAATATGGATGTTGTCACTGGTGTCAATATTCCGATGTTACTTGAAGTGCTATCAATGCGCGCCGCAAGTAATCAAAAAGATTTAGTAGAAACTGCTCTTAAAGCAGGAATTGGTGGTGTTAAGTCACTAAAAAAATCATTACCAAAAATGGAAAAACAAGTCGGGGAGGACGATTTATAA
- a CDS encoding mannose/fructose/sorbose PTS transporter subunit IIB — protein sequence MEIRLARIDDRLIHGQVATVWTKETQVERIIVISDDVAKDEVRKTLLTQVAPPGVKASVVDVQKGIRVYNNPKYATTPVMLLFTNPTDVLTLVEAGVNITTVNIGGMAFREGKHMITNAVSIDEKDEAAFRKLDEKGIELEIRKVASDNKVKLIPLLDKEK from the coding sequence ATGGAAATTCGCTTAGCACGTATTGACGACCGTTTAATTCACGGACAAGTAGCAACAGTTTGGACAAAAGAAACACAGGTAGAACGTATTATCGTTATTAGTGACGATGTAGCAAAAGATGAAGTTCGTAAAACACTTCTTACGCAAGTAGCCCCTCCTGGAGTAAAAGCAAGCGTTGTAGACGTACAAAAAGGGATTCGCGTATACAACAATCCAAAATATGCAACTACTCCTGTAATGTTACTATTCACCAACCCAACAGACGTATTAACTTTAGTGGAAGCTGGAGTCAATATTACAACCGTCAACATTGGTGGTATGGCTTTCCGTGAAGGCAAACACATGATTACCAATGCTGTTTCCATTGATGAAAAAGATGAAGCAGCTTTCCGTAAATTAGATGAAAAAGGCATCGAACTAGAAATCCGCAAAGTCGCTTCTGATAACAAAGTAAAATTAATTCCACTACTAGATAAAGAAAAATAA